GATTCAAATTCCCACCCCGGCGGCCGCCGGCCTTGTTCGCACCCTTACAACGCCGCCGTCAGCTTTCCAATCTACCACCCACGCGCCGTTTCTCAGCGGTGTCATTAACAGCGCTGCAGCCCGCAGCTGCCGCAAGCGCCGCTACGCCGATGCCCACGAGGGCGCCTCCtcacctcgccgccgccgccgccgccgcttccTCCTCGTCCCCAACTCGTTCCTGGCCGGCCGGTCCTTCGCTCTCCGTACTCTCGCTAGCGCCCTCCACAAGCGCCGCCACGACGCCGCCACCTCCTCGGCTCGCCCCTCCAGTCGCCGCCTCCGCCTTCTAAGCCCCGTCCTTTTCCCCGCCCTCCGGCCGCTTAGCCCCCGCGTTTCGCTAGCCACCGCCCCGCGTAGCCACCGCAAGATTCACGTCGACGACGCCCGCCGCGCCGTCTCTACTCCCTGTCGCCGCCGCAGACGTAGCAGTCTGCTTCCCAGGGTCAGACACTTCCGCCCATTCGCACTCCGTTTCCTCCTCACGCCCGGTGCATTAAGCCCTCACCGTCGCCGGAAACCCGCCGAGGTAGACATGGGCAACCTCATCTCACAGTTACTGTGGAAGAGCACCAGGGACGGTGTATCAGAGGCGCACACGAAGCGGCTCGATGGGTCGCCGGAAGTGGTGGATCTCACAGTGGAGCCAGAGCTTGAAAATAACGATGCCGTGGGGAGGATGTTTGGAGACCGGAGCGTCCCTGCACTGGGGTCATCAAAGTCGCCGGAGAAGAAGGCAACGTTCTACGAGGAGCCGCACGGTAGAAGATTACAGGAGTCAGGATTCAAGAAGCTCAAGCTTGCCGAGCTGCCTGATCCGCTGGACAATACGTCTAAGGAGGTTACTATTTTAAACTCATTCTCACGAAGTTTACTGAACAATCTATACATGACCATTTGTTTTTTATTTGAATGGTAAAACATGGGTATTGCGGTTGTTGTTTTTGGAACTTCAATTCCTTGAAATACAGAACCTGTTGAAAATGGCTAATTGTGAGCTTTTCAAACATAACAGGAGTAGAAATCTTCTCTAAGCCTAAATTCTCTGTAAGCGCACTAATGCAAAAAAATGAACCATTGCTTTGGTACGTTTCATTAGTAGTTTAGTACATGCTCCCTCTGTTTCTAAGTATATGACATTTATGACAAGGTAATTAGTTAAATTCTTTTTTTACTAATTACTTAGCTTGTCCTAAACGTCATATATTTTAAAACTTAGTAAATTAGTTCAGTAGCTTATTAATTTTCTGTTGTTTGGATTGTTATAACAGCTTTTCATGTGTATAATATAATATCAGTGATGTATAATATATCTTAAAACTTGATTATTGCAGGATCTATCTGAACTATTCACACCTCTAAGTGACAAAGACGAAAGAGAAGTCAATGCTCTGTTGTGTAGTAGTGATGACAGGTATACTTAGCATATCCTCATGTTATGGAACATTTTTCTTCATATTGCTAGCACAATCAAAGGATATTCTGGTTTCTCTTATTTTTGTAGTGATAAAATCGTAGTGATACATACGCCTTCTAACATCGAGATTACTAAAGAGAAACTTCAATGCTTGAGGCCTCGTGGGTGGTTGAATGATGAGGTAAATATCTATATTTAGTATCCATTTTTCTTAAATGATCACAGCAAACATATGTGATGCTAGGATCCCTACTGCTATCTCATATTATGTTTTTCACTGCTTGCAGGTCATTAATCTGTACATTGAACTGTTAAAGGAGAGGGAAAAAAGGGAACCCAACAGGTTTTTGAAATGCCATTTCTTCAAT
This portion of the Zea mays cultivar B73 chromosome 2, Zm-B73-REFERENCE-NAM-5.0, whole genome shotgun sequence genome encodes:
- the LOC103647934 gene encoding uncharacterized protein isoform X1 codes for the protein MFPIQIPTPAAAGLVRTLTTPPSAFQSTTHAPFLSGVINSAAARSCRKRRYADAHEGASSPRRRRRRRFLLVPNSFLAGRSFALRTLASALHKRRHDAATSSARPSSRRLRLLSPVLFPALRPLSPRVSLATAPRSHRKIHVDDARRAVSTPCRRRRRSSLLPRVRHFRPFALRFLLTPGALSPHRRRKPAEVDMGNLISQLLWKSTRDGVSEAHTKRLDGSPEVVDLTVEPELENNDAVGRMFGDRSVPALGSSKSPEKKATFYEEPHGRRLQESGFKKLKLAELPDPLDNTSKEDLSELFTPLSDKDEREVNALLCSSDDSDKIVVIHTPSNIEITKEKLQCLRPRGWLNDEVINLYIELLKEREKREPNRFLKCHFFNTFFYKRLTCGIAGYDYQSVRRWTTFKRLGYGLVECEKIFVPVHRNAHWCLALINMKDKTLQYLESLVGWGRDVLDILARYIVDELKDKSNIEVEPSSWTVVSESLPLQQNGWDCGMFMLKYIDFHSRGIKPSFSQEHMMYFRKRIAKEIMALRAD